In one Tachysurus vachellii isolate PV-2020 chromosome 24, HZAU_Pvac_v1, whole genome shotgun sequence genomic region, the following are encoded:
- the LOC132839159 gene encoding uncharacterized protein LOC132839159 has translation MEVVSSSTASSLTDTEKEGNEDQHKALLWSIQEAAEKHTVQIGVSACGATAVVDVLQALGLMVAPETADRSVQTKLRRNNSPLPDYLHSRSEAGATHMQLIDGALEASGGRVMGRFFGFYPQRKVNLVPWLAHWIRHKAIPVATMNMQRGVAEGEEIPDAWHHQLIFGVAPSAVFMTNPLDVVSEEELHVRLCSESVLLIRREDVLKRITADSPLPPIDHPNDPRWKTLNVEGQVRKMIEEENCEEDHPKMTHITIPAAYSSGITLFALKDSAISQELLSAPELPLL, from the exons ATGGAGGTAGTTTCATCCAGTACAGCAAGCAGTCTTACAGATACAGAGAAGGAAGGGAATGAAGATCAGCACAAAGCCTTGTTGTGGTCAATCCAGGAGGCTGCAGAGAAGCACACAGTGCAGATTGGGGTTTCAGCTTGCGGTGCTACAGCAGTGGTGGATGTGCTCCAGGCTCTGGGACTCATGGTGGCACCAGAAACAGCTGACCGCAGTGTACAGACCAAGCTGAGGAGGAATAATTCCCCATTGCCTGATTACCTTCACTCACGCAGCGAAGCAG GTGCCACACACATGCAGCTGATAGATGGAGCACTGGAAGCCAGTGGTGGACGAGTGATGGGCAGATTCTTTGGTTTCTACCCACAGAGGAAGGTAAATCTGGTGCCTTGGCTGGCACACTGGATCCGGCATAAAGCCATACCTGTAGCCACCATGAACATGCAGCGTGGTGTGGCAGAAGGTGAAGAGATCCCTGACGCCTGGCATCACCAGCTGATCTTTGGAGTGGCGCCCAGTGCTGTTTTCATGACTAATCCACTGGACGTTG TCAGCGAAGAGGAGTTACATGTGCGTCTGTGCAGTGAGTCTGTGCTGCTGATACGTCGTGAAGATGTCTTAAAGAGAATAACAGCAGACTCTCCTCTTCCACCGATAGACCATCCGAACGATCCACGCTGGAAAACTCTAAATGTGGAAG gtCAAGTTAGAAAAATGATCGAAGAAGAAAACTGTGAGGAAGATCATCCTAAAATGACGCACATAACAATCCCAGCAGCATACAGCTCAGGAATTACACTTTTTGCTCTCAAGGATTCGGCGATCAGTCAGGAGCTCCTCAGTGCCCCTGAACTGCCTCTGCTGTGA
- the gart gene encoding trifunctional purine biosynthetic protein adenosine-3 has translation MAEHVLVIGSGGREHALAWKLAQSPHVQQVLVAPGNAGTANCGKISNSAVSVSNHTILAQYCKDHNVGLVVVGPEVPLAAGMVDDLTAAGITCFGPSAKAAQLEASKSFAKSFMDRHSLPTARWSAFTDPQEACNYIREADFPALVVKASGLAAGKGVIVAKDKDEACQAVLDIMKDKTFGAAGDTVVVEELLEGEEVSCLCFSDGTTVAAMPPAQDHKRLLDGDQGPNTGGMGAYCPTPQVSEEMLQQIKTSVLQKTVDGMKQEGVPYVGVLYAGLMLTKLGPKVLEFNCRFGDPECQVLLPLLKSDLYEVLKNTIQGKLASSPPLWQENSAAVTVVMASEGYPAAYKKGVEITGLSQLTEMDLQVFHAGTALKEGGGVVSSGGRVLTVTAVRPTLESALLGANAGVAAVGFPGAVYRRDIGHRAISFLTRSRGLTYKDSGVDIAAGNKLVDIIKPLAKATSRSGCSAELGGFAGLFDLKAAGFVDPILVSGTDGVGTKLKIAQACNIHSSLGQDLVAMCVNDVLAQGAEPLFFLDYFSCGQLDVAVASSVIRGIAEACQMAGCALLGGETAEMPGVYGAGEYDLAGFCVGAVERNALLPRLGDIQEGDMLIGVASSGVHSNGFSLVRKILERDGLQYNSPAPFGPSGQTVGEVLLTPTKIYSRLLQPILRSRAVKAYAHITGGGLLENIPRVLPKELAVDMDAMHWRIPPVFSWLQKEGVLSEEEMSRTFNCGLGAVLVVGKQDAQRVLRQVQAQEEAWIVGSITHKLPGAEAVVIRNLEHSLKAGPNPSPDTSAVQNDASQIQSSSRRRTKVAVLISGTGTNLQALMEQTKKTSSSAEIVVVISNRPGVLGLKRASMAGIQTRVVDHKLYGSRAEFDSTIDRVLEEFGVELVCLAGFMRILTGPFVRKWNGKLLNIHPSLLPSFKGVNAQKQALMAGVRITGCSVHFVAEEVDAGAIIVQEAVPILTNDTEDSLSERIRVAEHRAFPAALELVASGAMRLGEDGHIIWNQ, from the exons ATGGCTGAGCATGTGCTTGTTATTGGGAGTGGTGGACGTGAGCATGCGCTGGCGTGGAAGCTGGCTCAATCTCCTCATGTCCAGCAAGTCCTAGTTGCCCCGGGTAATGCAGGTACAGCCAACTGTGGAAAGATCTCCAACTCCG CGGTGAGTGTCAGTAATCACACCATCCTGGCCCAATATTGCAAAGATCATAATGTGGGACTGGTGGTGGTTGGACCAGAGGTTCCCTTGGCTGCAG GGATGGTAGATGATCTGACTGCAGCAGGTATAACATGTTTTGGACCGTCTGCAAAGGCTGCACAGCTAGAAGCAAGCAAAAGTTTTGCTAAAAGTTTCATGGACCGTCACAGCCTACCCACAGCCCGCTGGAGCGCCTTCACTGACCCACAGGAGGCCTGCAACTACATCCGAGA AGCCGACTTTCCAGCACTGGTGGTTAAAGCCAGTGGTCTTGCTGCAGGTAAAGGAGTGATAGTAGCGAAAGATAAGGATGAGGCCTGTCAGGCAGTGCTGGACATCATGAAG GACAAGACATTTGGTGCTGCTGGTGATACTGTGGTGGTTGAAGAACTGCTTGAGGGAGAGGAAGTTTCA tgtttgtgtttcagtgacGGCACCACGGTAGCTGCTATGCCTCCAGCACAGGATCACAAACGCCTGCTGGATGGAGATCAGGGTCCAAACACGGGGGGAATGGGGGCTTACTGCCCCACGCCACAG GTCTCTGAGGAGATGCTTCAACAGATTAAAACCTCTGTGCTACAGAAGACCGTAGATGGCATGAAGCAAGAGGGTGTGCCATATGTCG GTGTGCTGTATGCAGGGCTCATGTTGACTAAGCTGGGACCAAAGGTACTGGAGTTTAACTGCAGGTTTGGTGACCCTGAATGTCAG GTGCTGCTGCCTCTGCTGAAGAGTGATCTGTACGAGGTGCTGAAGAACACAATCCAAGGCAAACTTGCCTCCAGTCCTCCTCTCTGGCAGGAAAACAGTGCTGCAGTTACTGTGGTTATGGCCAGTGAAGGCTATCCAGCAGCCTACAAGAAAGGAGTTGAGATCACAG GACTGTCTCAGCTCACAGAAATGGACCTGCAGGTGTTCCATGCTGGCACTGCACTGAAGGAAGGGGGTGGAGTCGTGTCTAGTGGTGGGCGTGTTCTGACGGTCACAGCGGTTCGTCCCACTTTGGAGAGCGCCCTGCTCGGTGCGAATGCGGGCGTGGCTGCTGTAGGCTTCCCAGGCGCAGTGTACCGTCGCGACATCGGCCACCGTGCCATCAGCTTCCTCACTcgttccag AGGACTGACATATAAAGACAGTGGAGTGGACATAGCAGCCGGGAACAAGCTGGTGGACATCATCAAACCTCTAGCCAAGGCTACGTCTCGCTcag GATGTAGTGCTGAGCTCGGAGGCTTTGCTGGCTTGTTTGATCTAAAAGCTGCTGGATTTGTTGACCCCATACTCGTATCTGGAACTGATGGAGTTGGCACCAAACTAAAG ATCGCACAGGCGTGCAACATCCACAGCAGCCTCGGCCAGGATCTGGTAGCCATGTGTGTGAACGACGTTTTGGCTCAGGGAGCAGAGCCGCTCTTCTTCTTGGACTATTTCTCTTGTGGGCAGCTGGATGTGGCCGTGGCTTCCTCTGTGATTCGTGGGATTGCTGAAGCTTGTCAAATGGCGGGTTGTGCCTTACTGG GTGGTGAGACGGCTGAAATGCCAGGTGTATACGGTGCAGGAGAGTACGACCTGGCAGGGTTCTGCGTCGGTGCTGTAGAACGCAACGCCCTGCTCCCCAGATTAGGAGACATTCAGGAAGGCGACATGCTGATCGGTGTGGCATCCTCTGGAGTGCACAGCAACGGCTTCAGTCTAGTGAGGAAGATTCTGGAACGAGACGGACTTCAGTATAACTCTCCAGCTCCATTCGGACCATCGGGACAAACTGTAG GTGAGGTTCTGCTCACACCTACTAAAATCTATAGCCGTCTTCTCCAACCAATCCTGCGCAGCAGAGCTGTGAAAGCCTACGCACACATCACTGGAGGAGGACTGCTGGAGAACATTCCAAGAGTTCTGCCTAAAGAGCTGGCTGTGGACATGG atgcCATGCATTGGAGGATTCCTCCCGTCTTCTCGTGGCTCCAGAAGGAAGGCGTGCTCTCTGAGGAGGAAATGAGTCGCACCTTCAACTGTGGCCTCGGAGCAGTGTTGGTAGTGGGCAAGCAGGACGCACAGAGGGTACTAAGGCAAGTGCAGGCTCAAGAGGAGGCTTGGATTGTGGGCTCGATCACACACAAACTGCCTG GTGCCGAAGCTGTGGTCATTAGAAACCTGGAGCACAGTCTGAAAGCGGGTCCAAACCCGTCTCCTGACACCAGCGCAGTGCAGAACGACGCGTCTCAGATACAGTCCAGCTCTCGCAGGAGGACCAAAGTGGCTGTGCTGATCTCAGGGACGG gCACCAATCTGCAGGCACTGATGGAGCAGACCAAGAAGACCTCAAGTTCTGCTGAGATTGTGGTGGTCATCTCAAACCGTCCAGGCGTGCTGGGCCTGAAGAGAGCCTCTATGGCAGGCATTCAGACACGG gtggtggACCATAAGCTGTATGGCAGTCGTGCGGAGTTTGACAGCACCATCGACCGTGTTCTcgaggagtttggagtggagctGGTGTGCCTCGCTGGCTTTATGAGAATCCTCACCGGGCCCTTTGTCAGAAAGTGGAACG GCAAGCTGCtgaacatccatccatcactgCTGCCTTCCTTCAAAGGTGTGAACGCACAGAAGCAAGCGCTGATGGCTGGGGTTCGGATAACAGGCTGCAGCGTGCACTTTGTGGCT GAGGAGGTGGATGCAGGAGCCATCATCGTACAGGAAGCTGTTCCCATTCTGACAAACGACACCGAGGACAGTCTGTCAGAGCGCATCCGGGTGGCCGAGCACCGGGCCTTCCCTGCTGCTTTAGAGCTTGTAGCCAGTGGAGCGATGAGACTTGGAGAAGATGGACACATCATCTGGAACCAGTAG
- the n6amt1 gene encoding methyltransferase N6AMT1, whose protein sequence is MYPTPLYSHAGRGPFSEVYEPAEDSFLLIDSLEKDADLLQRSKPAVCLEVGSGSGVVSAFLASLTGAEALYLCTDLNPAAAQCTVETSHRNNLHLQPVITDLTECLLPRLNGLVDVLLFNPPYVVTPTVEVGSHGIEASWAGGKRGREVMDRLFPMVSQLLSEQGLFYLVTVSDNNPEEILSLLAESGLRGEVHLSRQAGREKLSILRFSKSDITRL, encoded by the exons ATGTACCCGACTCCTCTGTACTCCCATGCTGGTCGTGGGCCTTTCTCAGAGGTATATGAGCCAGCAGAAGATTCTTTCCTCTTGATTGACAGCTTGGAGAAGGATGCTGATTTGCTGCAGCGAAGCAA ACCTGCTGTCTGCCTCGAGGTTGGCAGTGGCTCAGGTGTGGTCTCAGCTTTTCTGGCATCGCTAACCGGAGCTGAAGCGTTATATCT CTGCACTGACTTGAACCCTGCAGCAGCTCAGTGCACAGTGGAGACGTCTCACCGCAACAACCTCCACCTGCAGCCTGTTATAACTGACTTG ACTGAGTGTCTGTTGCCCAGATTGAATGGACTGGTGGATGTTCTTCTTTTCAACCCTCCATATGTAGTGACCCCAACTGTGGAG GTGGGAAGTCATGGCATTGAGGCATCCTGGGCAGGAGGAAAGAGAGGCAGGGAGGTGATGGACAGATTATTCCCCATGGTTTCACAGCTATTATCAGAACAGGGCCTGTTCTACCTTGTTACAGTGTCAGATAACAATCCAG AGGAGATTCTGTCTCTGCTTGCTGAATCCGGGTTGAGAGGAGAGGTGCATCTGTCTCGTCAGGCGGGAAGAGAAAAGCTGTCCATCCTGCGCTTCAGCAAGAGTGACATCACCAGACTGTGA